Within the Eucalyptus grandis isolate ANBG69807.140 chromosome 1, ASM1654582v1, whole genome shotgun sequence genome, the region TGGCCGCGAAGGTTTTGTTGAGATTCGGTGAGGTCCGTCGAGTTGCTCGAATCGACCGAGGTCGCGAGCTTAGGTTAGCGCGTACCGTCTAGTCGATTCCTGCATCGGCGACGTTGCGAGAGCTCAATATCGGCGACGGGTGGATGTGTTGTAGGGCGCGATGCAGACGATCGATCGATCGCGTTTGACGTTTAGAATGAATCGATCTCTTGACGTGAATTTTGCGATTGCAGATAGTTGGGATGGCCGTGTTCAGTTTCCTAGCGGTGGCTTTCTACGTCTTCCTGGGACTGTTGCTCGGGACCAGAGCTGCCGAAATCACTGTGACGACGATATTCTCCTTTGTGGTAACCTCCCTTAGGGTTTACTATGTGCCATGACGACATTGATTGCTTTTCTTTCGTCAGTTTTCTGCGAATTGATGGGATTTTCCGCATATTTTCCCCCCAATCTTCAGGCGTTCTCGGCGATGTTCCTGTTTGTCTGGTGTACTGCGATCGATCCGACGGATAAGACCGGTTataggaagaggaagagaggcaaATCTAAGGGCTTGCTTAAGCTAAATTATGGTTTCGTCTTGGCCCAGATCGTTACTAGGTTTTTCAGGAGGCTGGAGAGGAAGATCCTGCGGAAAATCATAAGGAGGAAGTACCTGGACCCGATGAACACTAGCACGCACTTAGAGCCCCTGCTCCCATTTCCCCTGGTGATGAAGGATGATGCCATTGCACCTGATCTTAAAGCAGATGACATTACTTTCTGCAGCCTTTGTAACTTTGAGGTTGGTTACTAACCCGTATGCCTGTGTAGCCTTTCAACTGCGTAGTTTGGTTTTGTCGTAATCTTCAAATTGACATGGAGAACTCTCCAAATCAACTTGCAGGTAAAGAAGCACAGCAAGCACTGCAGGACTTGCAACAGGTGTGTGGAAGGGTTTGATCATCATTGCAGGGTGAGAATTGCTGTTACATGTCTAATTTGTTAAGGGAATGATGACCTGCATTTGCTTCTCGTGTTTAATGGTGGAAGCCACCAAAACTGATATATGAATGATTTGGGCTTTTCATTCCAGTGGTTGAACAACTGCATTGGGAAAAAAAACTACACGATATTCATTCTCCTCATGGCTTCTGTCTTATTGATGGTCAGTTTCTTTTTGACATGGAGCAGTTTCCCATCAATGCTAGCATTAACCAATCTGGCGTACTACAATCTCTAGTTTCTTTACTTACTACTGCTGGTTGATAATGTTACAGTTAATTATAGAAGGAGGAACTGCTGTTGCGATATTCGTCAGATGCTTTGTGGATAAGGAAGGAATAGAACATGAGTCGCGGAGGAGGCTCTACACAAAGTTCCCAAGGGGAGTTCTTGCCACAATTTCTGTGAGTATCTTTTGGTTTCCGTCTAATTAATCACTTGATGGTCTTCGTATGGATGCACATCGTATTGTTGGTAGCACATTAACTAACGGAATGTCACAGGTTTTGTTGGTTTTACTCACAGCTTATAGCTCAGCAGCGCTAGGacaacttttcttctttcacatGGTGCTCATTCGGAAGGTAACTCTGTCCAATGGCTGTCTTTATATTGCTCTTTCTGTTGGGTGATTCCCAACCACTGTTCCTTGGAAGCTCTCTCCCTTTCTGATATGAAAGCATGTCATTGCTCGCTCCAGGGAATGAGAACTTATGATTACATACTGGCTATGAGAGAGAACCAAACTGTAGGATTTGATGTGTTCGATGATTCGGATTCTGGTGACAGTTCTGACTACGATTCACCAGAAAAGTCAACTTTCATGTCTCGATTCGTCTGCAGCGGAGACAGGGGAGATCAGGTAAAGTCCGGAAATTCTTCTTTAAAATTACCGCGCaagttaaaaaacaaaatttacttTGTAGTAACGACGAGTGCTTGAATGGCCAGAATCCAACGAGATTGTCGATAAGGATTGATGAAGATCCCAGATCTTCTCCTTTAACCAAGAAACAAGGCTTAAATGTAAGTATTAACCCATGGAAGCTGATAAAGTTGAGCACAGACAAAGCTCTTTTAGCAGCAGAAAAGGCCAGAGAGAGGCTCTTGAGACAGAAGGCGACGGTGGAAGGCGAATTACATCCGTTGCCACTCGAGAAAAAACGTGGGCCACTAATCAACACAGACAAGAACATGGCAACTGTGCTCACAGGCTTAACGCCCACCGTCGCCAGAGGCGTGCTTCCAGGATCACCTGGGAGGTTTTCAAGTCCGAGAAGACGATTCTCTGGCTCTCCCACCATGTTCTCAGGCATCGCGGCATCGCCGAAGCAAAAGTACAAAGGCAATTTTGACCTGAAGTCGACAGAGGTCTCGAAAGAGCTCGAAACCTATATATCGAGGCAGGTTTTAAGTCCTGTCATACAAAAAGACGGGAGCGAAGCATCTCCGGCACACATTTAGTGCTAGAAACTCGAATTCTCGGCCTCAGAGACAAAGAAAAGGATTCTTTGATTGATCTCTCTTTGCCTTTCTAGTGTGTATTTAAGAACAAAGAGTTTACCTCCTACCTTTTCTGTaccatcctttttctttcaacatCCTGTATTTAACGGCTTTCAATTGCAATTCGAAAATGCCGATTCATGCTCCGTCAGCTCAAACTCGTCGGTGATTGGATCGAATGC harbors:
- the LOC104434329 gene encoding protein S-acyltransferase 18, whose amino-acid sequence is MTTATTRRRHGWQRPLHPLQIVGMAVFSFLAVAFYVFLGLLLGTRAAEITVTTIFSFVAFSAMFLFVWCTAIDPTDKTGYRKRKRGKSKGLLKLNYGFVLAQIVTRFFRRLERKILRKIIRRKYLDPMNTSTHLEPLLPFPLVMKDDAIAPDLKADDITFCSLCNFEVKKHSKHCRTCNRCVEGFDHHCRWLNNCIGKKNYTIFILLMASVLLMLIIEGGTAVAIFVRCFVDKEGIEHESRRRLYTKFPRGVLATISVLLVLLTAYSSAALGQLFFFHMVLIRKGMRTYDYILAMRENQTVGFDVFDDSDSGDSSDYDSPEKSTFMSRFVCSGDRGDQNPTRLSIRIDEDPRSSPLTKKQGLNVSINPWKLIKLSTDKALLAAEKARERLLRQKATVEGELHPLPLEKKRGPLINTDKNMATVLTGLTPTVARGVLPGSPGRFSSPRRRFSGSPTMFSGIAASPKQKYKGNFDLKSTEVSKELETYISRQVLSPVIQKDGSEASPAHI